In Acidimicrobiales bacterium, a genomic segment contains:
- a CDS encoding enoyl-CoA hydratase/isomerase family protein, producing the protein MDYDDFQHLRFERRPNGVLLVTINRPEVLNAANLRLHRELADVWSVFDADDSARVAVITGAGRAFSAGGDMTLLDEMTGSYDVVLGQLRDAGDIVRNMVDTDKPIVSAINGPAVGAGLAVALLADISIASETARLGDGHVRLGVAAGDHAVLLWPLLCGMAKAKYYVLTAEFVDGKEAERIGLVSRCVPADEVLPTALDVADKLALAGQHAVRWTKRSLNTWLRSAMPAFEHSLALEMLGFLGADAREGVAAMKEKRPARFPSAPVEGGGEGGGGG; encoded by the coding sequence ATGGACTACGACGACTTCCAGCACCTGCGCTTCGAGCGGCGCCCCAACGGGGTGTTGCTCGTCACCATCAACCGGCCCGAGGTGCTCAACGCCGCCAACCTCCGCCTGCACCGGGAGCTGGCCGACGTGTGGTCGGTGTTCGACGCCGACGACTCGGCGCGCGTCGCGGTGATCACGGGCGCGGGCCGGGCCTTCTCGGCCGGCGGGGACATGACCCTGCTCGACGAGATGACCGGGAGCTACGACGTCGTGCTGGGCCAGCTGCGCGACGCCGGCGACATCGTCCGCAACATGGTCGACACCGACAAGCCGATCGTGTCGGCCATCAACGGGCCCGCCGTGGGCGCCGGCCTGGCGGTGGCCCTGCTGGCCGACATCTCGATCGCCTCCGAGACGGCGCGCCTCGGGGACGGCCACGTGCGCCTGGGCGTGGCCGCCGGGGACCACGCCGTGCTGTTGTGGCCGCTTCTGTGCGGCATGGCCAAGGCCAAGTACTACGTCCTCACCGCCGAGTTCGTCGACGGGAAGGAGGCCGAGCGCATCGGGCTGGTCAGCCGGTGCGTACCGGCCGACGAGGTGCTGCCGACAGCTCTCGACGTGGCGGACAAGCTGGCCCTGGCGGGCCAGCACGCCGTGCGGTGGACCAAGCGCTCGCTCAACACCTGGCTGCGCTCGGCCATGCCGGCCTTCGAGCACTCGCTGGCCCTGGAGATGCTCGGCTTCCTCGGCGCCGACGCGCGCGAGGGGGTGGCGGCCATGAAGGAGAAGCGCCCCGCCCGGTTCCCGTCGGCCCCCGTCGAGGGCGGGGGGGAGGGGGGCGGCGGAGGGTAG
- a CDS encoding PPOX class F420-dependent oxidoreductase, whose protein sequence is MDAEEARRFIAENHRAVLATQRADGQPQLSPVAAVVDEAGLVVVSSRETAVKVRNLRRHPRAWLVALSDSWYGPMAQVEGPVEVVSLPDAMDGLVEYYRRAAGDHPDWDEYRAAMQRERRVLLRLTIDRAGPNRSG, encoded by the coding sequence ATGGACGCAGAAGAGGCCCGCCGCTTCATCGCCGAGAACCACCGCGCCGTCCTCGCCACGCAGCGCGCCGACGGCCAGCCCCAGCTGTCCCCGGTGGCGGCGGTGGTCGACGAGGCCGGACTGGTGGTGGTGAGCTCGCGCGAGACCGCCGTCAAGGTCCGCAACCTCCGCCGGCACCCCAGGGCCTGGCTCGTGGCCCTCTCCGACTCGTGGTACGGGCCGATGGCCCAGGTCGAGGGGCCCGTCGAGGTCGTCTCCCTCCCCGACGCCATGGACGGGCTGGTCGAGTACTACCGCCGGGCGGCCGGGGACCACCCGGACTGGGACGAGTACCGGGCGGCCATGCAGCGCGAGCGCCGGGTGCTCCTGCGCCTGACCATCGACCGTGCCGGCCCCAACCGGTCAGGATGA
- a CDS encoding NAD(P)/FAD-dependent oxidoreductase, translating to MLGAGFGGLTAARAASALPVDVTVVDRRNYHTFQPLLYQVATAGLDSASIAYPVRGVVHHQENLDFRVGMVDSVDPVGRRVCLEGGDELAYDWLIVAAGAVTSTFGVPGVEEHAFPLKSLTDAIRLRGHLLARFEEADAHPERVRAGDLTVVVVGGGPTGVELSGGMAELFYTVLCHDYPGLDLVPSPPDPLHPGLHPGHGIVLLEATDRLLGSFGARSSANAADQLRRRGVDVRLGAAVEEVAADHVRLAGGEVIPTRTLVWTAGVRANPLGARLRLPLGPGGRVVVGPDLAVPERPEVFVIGDLAAASDHRGRLYPQLAPVAMQQARHAVHQIDRRIKGRPTARFRYFDKGTMATIGRNAAVAELPLGIRFRGFLAWLAWLGLHLVFLIGFRNRLSVLLDWSWNYLTYERGVRLILPVGSDDPPALPPGPPRSGPPPASGPGSPPGPPSDR from the coding sequence ATCCTCGGCGCCGGCTTCGGCGGCCTCACGGCCGCCCGGGCCGCGTCCGCCCTCCCCGTCGACGTCACCGTCGTCGACCGGCGCAACTACCACACCTTCCAGCCGCTCCTCTATCAGGTCGCGACCGCCGGCCTGGACTCGGCCAGCATCGCCTATCCCGTGCGCGGCGTGGTCCACCACCAGGAGAACCTCGACTTCCGCGTGGGCATGGTGGACTCGGTCGACCCGGTGGGCCGGCGGGTGTGCCTCGAGGGCGGGGACGAGCTGGCCTACGACTGGCTGATCGTGGCCGCCGGCGCCGTCACCTCGACCTTCGGCGTGCCGGGAGTGGAGGAGCACGCCTTCCCGCTGAAGAGCCTGACCGACGCCATCCGGCTGCGGGGCCACCTCCTCGCCCGCTTCGAGGAGGCCGACGCCCACCCCGAGCGGGTCCGGGCCGGCGACCTCACGGTCGTGGTGGTCGGGGGTGGGCCCACCGGCGTGGAGCTGTCCGGGGGGATGGCCGAGCTGTTCTACACGGTGCTCTGCCACGACTACCCCGGCCTGGACCTCGTCCCCTCCCCGCCGGATCCCCTGCACCCCGGCCTGCATCCCGGCCACGGCATCGTGCTGCTCGAGGCCACCGACCGGCTGCTCGGGTCCTTCGGCGCCCGCTCCTCGGCCAACGCCGCCGACCAGCTGCGCCGGCGGGGCGTCGACGTGCGCCTGGGCGCCGCCGTCGAGGAGGTGGCGGCCGATCACGTCCGGCTGGCCGGGGGAGAGGTGATCCCGACGCGGACGCTGGTGTGGACCGCCGGGGTGCGCGCCAACCCCCTCGGGGCCCGTCTCCGCCTGCCGCTGGGGCCGGGGGGCCGCGTGGTCGTCGGCCCCGACCTGGCCGTGCCCGAGCGGCCCGAGGTCTTCGTGATCGGAGACCTGGCCGCCGCCTCGGACCACCGGGGCCGTCTCTACCCCCAGCTGGCGCCGGTGGCCATGCAGCAGGCCCGCCACGCCGTGCACCAGATCGACAGGCGGATCAAGGGCCGGCCGACCGCGCGGTTCCGCTACTTCGACAAGGGCACCATGGCCACCATCGGGCGCAACGCCGCGGTAGCCGAGCTGCCGCTGGGGATCCGCTTCCGCGGCTTCTTGGCGTGGCTGGCCTGGCTGGGCCTGCACCTGGTGTTCCTCATCGGGTTCCGCAACCGCCTGTCGGTGCTGCTCGACTGGTCGTGGAACTACCTCACCTACGAGAGGGGCGTGCGGCTCATCCTGCCCGTGGGGTCTGACGATCCTCCCGCTCTTCCTCCGGGCCCGCCCCGGTCCGGCCCTCCCCCCGCGTCTGGGCCAGGCTCGCCTCCAGGGCCGCCATCAGATCGATGA
- a CDS encoding Ku protein, giving the protein MPRPIWSGSISFGLVNVPVKLFTAVRKKTVRFHQLHAEDGARIQQKRVCSVDGEEVAFEDLAKGYELYPGQYVLIEPEELDALDPEATQTIDIEDFVELDQVDPLYYDSSYYLVPDARGTKAYRLLLDAMRESGRVGIARVVMRTKQYLCAVRPVGEALVLTTMNFADEVVGQEEIEGLPGEQEAGERELKMAEALIESLSTDWQPEKYEDTYREQVMALIEAKAAGQELVSQPSAPSAPVIDLMAALEASLAQTRGEGRTGAGPEEEREDRQTPRAG; this is encoded by the coding sequence GTGCCCCGGCCCATCTGGAGCGGATCGATCAGCTTCGGTCTGGTCAACGTGCCCGTGAAGCTGTTCACCGCCGTCCGCAAGAAGACCGTCCGCTTCCACCAGCTCCACGCCGAAGACGGCGCCCGCATCCAGCAGAAGCGGGTGTGCTCGGTCGACGGGGAGGAGGTGGCCTTCGAGGACCTGGCCAAGGGCTACGAGCTCTACCCCGGCCAGTACGTGCTGATCGAGCCCGAGGAGCTCGACGCTCTCGACCCCGAGGCCACCCAGACCATCGACATCGAGGACTTCGTGGAGCTCGACCAGGTCGACCCGCTCTACTACGACTCCTCCTACTACCTGGTCCCCGACGCCCGCGGCACCAAGGCCTACCGCCTCCTGCTCGACGCCATGCGCGAGAGCGGCCGGGTCGGCATCGCCCGGGTGGTGATGCGGACCAAGCAGTACCTGTGTGCGGTGCGCCCGGTGGGTGAGGCGCTGGTGCTGACGACGATGAACTTCGCCGACGAGGTGGTGGGCCAGGAGGAGATCGAGGGCCTGCCCGGGGAGCAGGAGGCCGGGGAGCGCGAGCTCAAGATGGCCGAGGCGCTCATCGAGTCACTGTCGACCGACTGGCAGCCCGAGAAGTACGAGGACACCTACCGCGAGCAGGTCATGGCGCTGATCGAGGCCAAGGCCGCCGGCCAGGAGCTGGTGAGCCAGCCCAGCGCCCCGTCGGCGCCGGTCATCGATCTGATGGCGGCCCTGGAGGCGAGCCTGGCCCAGACGCGGGGGGAGGGCCGGACCGGGGCGGGCCCGGAGGAAGAGCGGGAGGATCGTCAGACCCCACGGGCAGGATGA
- a CDS encoding TetR/AcrR family transcriptional regulator C-terminal ligand-binding domain-containing protein, with translation MRRPATMPMDAYRNGDRFVVRFDLPGIDPASIDLTVEKNVLTVRAERAWKPAETDEVVVAERPQGAFSRQLFLGETLDSERIEAHYDQGVLTLTIAVADRARPRKVEVSTGDGAADPVRTIDAGSQAPEPSPAPPPEPRAGRFRAPRERVRPRSVSGRFCSGSACNSRRGGMGRGVPIETSDARSPVNGQGSRPPDPSPPARRGPGRPRNAAHDEAIVRAVRDLLRASGYGALTIDGVAARAGVGRPTVYRRWPSKAALVIGALSDLAPTQPTPDTGSLREDLLAIRRRQMELLSSPEGRRVLPGLAADVAEDEELHRCFNDQYVAPWKGAVEEAIERAVARGEIADTADALVVSDVLTGPLFFRVLFAGEPVTDQALESVVDLVLAGLQRLPRAG, from the coding sequence GTGCGGCGGCCGGCGACCATGCCGATGGACGCCTACCGGAACGGGGACAGGTTCGTGGTCCGATTCGACCTGCCGGGGATCGACCCGGCGTCGATCGACCTCACCGTCGAGAAGAACGTCCTGACCGTCCGAGCCGAGCGCGCGTGGAAGCCCGCCGAGACCGACGAGGTCGTCGTGGCCGAGCGGCCCCAGGGGGCCTTCTCCCGCCAGCTGTTCCTCGGGGAGACCCTGGACAGCGAGCGCATCGAGGCCCACTACGACCAGGGCGTGCTCACCCTCACGATCGCGGTGGCCGACCGGGCCCGCCCCCGGAAGGTCGAGGTGAGCACGGGAGACGGCGCCGCCGATCCCGTCAGGACCATCGACGCCGGCTCGCAGGCGCCTGAGCCTTCGCCGGCCCCCCCTCCGGAACCGCGCGCGGGGCGCTTTCGGGCGCCCCGCGAGCGCGTCCGGCCACGCTCAGTGTCAGGGAGATTCTGTTCCGGGTCCGCATGTAACTCCCGGAGGGGGGGTATGGGGCGTGGCGTGCCGATCGAAACCAGCGACGCCCGCTCTCCGGTCAACGGCCAGGGATCCCGGCCCCCGGACCCGTCCCCGCCCGCCCGCCGGGGCCCGGGCCGGCCCCGGAACGCCGCCCACGACGAGGCCATCGTCCGGGCGGTACGCGACCTCCTCCGGGCCAGCGGCTACGGAGCGCTGACCATCGACGGCGTGGCCGCCCGGGCCGGCGTCGGCCGCCCGACGGTCTACCGGCGCTGGCCATCCAAGGCGGCGCTGGTGATCGGGGCCCTGTCCGATCTGGCCCCCACCCAGCCCACACCGGACACCGGGAGTCTGCGGGAGGACCTGCTGGCCATCCGCCGCCGGCAGATGGAGCTGCTCTCGAGCCCGGAGGGGCGCCGGGTGCTGCCGGGCCTGGCCGCCGACGTGGCCGAGGACGAGGAGCTGCACCGCTGCTTCAACGACCAGTACGTGGCCCCGTGGAAGGGCGCGGTGGAGGAGGCCATCGAGCGGGCCGTGGCGCGCGGCGAGATCGCAGACACCGCCGACGCCCTGGTGGTCTCCGACGTGCTGACCGGGCCGCTGTTCTTCCGGGTCCTGTTCGCCGGGGAGCCGGTGACCGACCAGGCGCTCGAGTCGGTCGTGGACCTGGTGCTGGCCGGGCTGCAGCGACTGCCCCGCGCCGGGTAA
- a CDS encoding Rieske (2Fe-2S) protein, which translates to MSGTVGESLNRALRPLRGVPEKLAETDALSSVAAPVKDAVSKVVPPGSDLNTVLSGTWVGHPLHPLLTDVVIGAYTGAVVVDLVGGRRGQKSADRLLLLGLLAAAPTVASGFNDWSTLGTAEQRVGVVHAAGNAAGNVLFALSYVARKRKRRMRGRALAMAGLASSAFAGFLGGDLSFRRGAGVDRTSLQEAPSDWTVVADDASVAEGRPLLADADGVPVVLVRSGGQVRALMARCSHQGGPLHEGEVAGGCITCPWHQSRFRLADGEAVSGPTAHPQPVLEVRVQGGKVEVRR; encoded by the coding sequence ATGAGCGGAACTGTGGGGGAGAGCCTCAACCGGGCCCTGCGCCCGCTGCGGGGCGTGCCCGAGAAGCTGGCGGAGACCGACGCCCTGAGCAGTGTCGCGGCCCCGGTCAAAGACGCCGTGTCCAAGGTGGTGCCGCCCGGCAGCGACCTCAACACGGTCCTGTCGGGGACGTGGGTGGGCCATCCGCTGCACCCGTTGCTGACCGACGTCGTCATCGGCGCCTACACCGGGGCCGTGGTCGTCGACCTGGTCGGCGGGCGGCGGGGCCAGAAGTCGGCCGACCGGCTGCTCCTCCTCGGCCTGCTGGCGGCGGCGCCCACCGTCGCCTCCGGATTCAACGACTGGAGCACGCTCGGGACCGCCGAGCAGCGGGTGGGGGTCGTGCACGCGGCGGGGAACGCCGCGGGCAACGTGCTGTTCGCCCTGTCCTACGTGGCGCGCAAGCGCAAGCGGCGGATGCGGGGCCGGGCCCTGGCGATGGCCGGGCTGGCGTCGTCGGCCTTCGCCGGCTTCCTCGGGGGCGACCTTTCGTTCCGGCGGGGCGCCGGCGTCGACCGCACCAGCCTGCAGGAGGCCCCGTCGGACTGGACGGTCGTGGCCGACGACGCGTCGGTGGCCGAGGGCCGCCCCCTGCTGGCCGACGCCGACGGGGTGCCGGTCGTGCTGGTGCGCTCGGGCGGCCAGGTGCGCGCCCTCATGGCCCGCTGCTCCCATCAGGGCGGCCCCCTCCACGAGGGCGAGGTGGCCGGCGGCTGCATCACCTGCCCCTGGCACCAGAGCCGCTTCCGCCTCGCCGACGGGGAGGCGGTGTCGGGGCCGACGGCCCATCCCCAGCCGGTGCTCGAGGTGCGCGTGCAGGGCGGCAAGGTCGAGGTGCGCCGGTAG
- a CDS encoding zinc-binding dehydrogenase, protein MKAVTFSEGRVEVAERPDPTPGTGQVLVRVRAAGLNNADVIQSHGGYPAPPDSPADILGLELAGEVAAVGPGAFRYSVGDRVMAVVGGGAQAELAAVHERLLVPVPAGVGWPAAGGFPEVFTTAHDALFTQCGLAMGEHLLVHGAAGGVGTAAVQLGAAAGARVTATVRRAELRDRVAGLGAGVLAPEEFEAHGPYDVVIELVSARNLPANLRALAVRGRITVIGHGGDGPAELDLGLLMFKRARIHGSTLRARPLEDKADAARRIEAQVLPLLAAGRVAPPVDAAFPIEEAPAAYERFTAGGKFGKIVLVMPAG, encoded by the coding sequence ATGAAAGCGGTCACGTTCTCTGAGGGCCGGGTCGAGGTGGCCGAGCGCCCCGATCCCACGCCGGGCACGGGTCAGGTACTGGTGCGGGTGCGCGCCGCCGGGCTCAACAACGCCGACGTGATCCAGTCCCACGGCGGGTACCCCGCCCCGCCGGACAGCCCGGCGGACATCCTCGGCCTCGAGCTGGCCGGCGAGGTGGCGGCGGTGGGGCCCGGCGCCTTCCGCTACTCGGTCGGGGACCGGGTCATGGCGGTGGTCGGCGGCGGGGCCCAGGCCGAGCTGGCCGCGGTCCACGAGCGGCTGCTGGTGCCGGTGCCGGCGGGTGTCGGGTGGCCGGCGGCCGGGGGCTTCCCCGAGGTGTTCACCACCGCCCACGACGCCCTGTTCACCCAGTGCGGGCTGGCGATGGGAGAGCACCTCCTGGTCCACGGCGCCGCCGGCGGGGTCGGCACCGCCGCCGTGCAGCTGGGCGCCGCCGCCGGGGCCCGGGTGACCGCCACCGTGCGCCGGGCCGAGCTGCGCGACCGGGTGGCCGGGCTGGGCGCCGGGGTCCTGGCCCCCGAGGAGTTCGAGGCCCACGGGCCCTACGACGTCGTCATCGAGCTGGTGAGCGCCCGCAACCTCCCCGCCAACCTCCGGGCCCTGGCCGTGCGGGGCCGGATCACCGTGATCGGCCACGGCGGAGACGGCCCCGCCGAGCTGGACCTGGGCCTGCTCATGTTCAAGCGGGCGCGCATCCACGGCTCGACCCTGCGGGCCCGGCCCCTCGAGGACAAGGCCGACGCCGCCCGCCGGATCGAGGCCCAGGTGCTCCCGCTCCTGGCCGCCGGGCGGGTGGCGCCCCCGGTCGACGCCGCCTTCCCCATCGAGGAGGCGCCGGCGGCCTACGAGCGGTTCACCGCCGGCGGCAAGTTCGGCAAGATCGTGCTGGTGATGCCGGCCGGCTGA